A single window of Herpetosiphon gulosus DNA harbors:
- the cobO gene encoding cob(I)yrinic acid a,c-diamide adenosyltransferase, with amino-acid sequence MSDAPLTMRAYGRHLFICTGDQCNGDADGAALAQYALEQLGERRKLRNPERVKCSTVSCLGVCQRGPIAVVYPEGIWYSQLDHDLVEQIVQAHLINGEPVEAAIFHRLYPVDQEPEYAPAVRGDQAVNPIELQHDQAVEQLEPIVVAGTQLHSTEEKQRYREQVRKLRKGKKGLVIVNTGNGKGKTSAALGVMTRAWGRDLKVKVIQFLKHENAKFGESRAAAKMEIEFGGTGDGFTWTSKDLDATKAKALHGWELAKTAISSNQYQIVILDEFTYVMAFGWLDVNEVVAWLATNKPELLHVIITGRDAPAALIEHADLVTEMREIKHPFTTQGIRAQIGIDF; translated from the coding sequence ATGAGCGATGCCCCACTGACGATGCGTGCCTATGGCCGCCATTTATTTATTTGTACTGGTGATCAATGTAATGGCGACGCTGACGGCGCGGCCTTAGCCCAATACGCCCTCGAACAACTCGGCGAGCGACGCAAATTACGCAATCCTGAACGGGTCAAATGCTCGACCGTTAGTTGTTTGGGGGTCTGCCAGCGCGGCCCAATTGCGGTGGTTTACCCCGAAGGTATTTGGTATAGCCAGCTTGATCACGATTTGGTTGAACAAATTGTGCAAGCGCATTTGATTAATGGCGAGCCAGTTGAGGCCGCGATTTTTCATCGGTTGTATCCAGTGGATCAAGAGCCGGAATACGCTCCAGCAGTGCGCGGCGATCAAGCGGTTAATCCAATTGAATTGCAGCATGATCAGGCAGTTGAGCAATTAGAGCCAATCGTCGTTGCTGGCACGCAACTGCATTCAACCGAGGAAAAACAGCGCTATCGTGAACAAGTACGCAAATTGCGCAAAGGCAAAAAAGGCCTTGTGATCGTCAATACTGGCAATGGTAAGGGCAAAACCTCGGCAGCATTGGGCGTGATGACCCGGGCGTGGGGCCGTGATCTCAAGGTTAAAGTCATTCAATTTCTCAAACACGAAAACGCCAAGTTTGGTGAATCGCGGGCAGCTGCCAAGATGGAGATTGAGTTTGGTGGTACTGGTGATGGGTTCACTTGGACCTCAAAAGATCTTGATGCGACCAAAGCCAAAGCCCTGCATGGCTGGGAACTGGCCAAAACCGCGATTAGCTCGAATCAGTATCAAATTGTGATTCTCGATGAATTTACCTATGTGATGGCCTTTGGATGGCTCGATGTCAACGAGGTTGTGGCTTGGTTGGCGACCAACAAGCCCGAATTATTGCATGTGATTATCACAGGCCGCGATGCTCCCGCTGCTCTGATCGAGCACGCCGACCTCGTGACCGAGATGCGCGAAATTAAACATCCTTTTACAACTCAAGGCATTCGTGCCCAGATCGGAATTGACTTCTGA